The Sorangiineae bacterium MSr11954 DNA segment ATCAACGTCGCCAGCGCCTTCTCGTCATAGTGCCGCGCCGCCTCTTGGTACACCTCGTCGGGCACCGGATCCGCCCGATCGCTGAGCCGCGAAACGGCCTCTGCGAGCGCCAGCGCCGCCCGCTCGGCCTCCGTGAAATAGGGCGCCTCCCGCCAGGCCCCCACGGCAAAGAGCCGCTCGTTCGTCTCGTCCGCCTTCTTGGCGTTGCGCGCGTGCATATCGACACAAACGCTGCACCCGTTGATCTGGCTGGCGCGCAGGTAACACAAATCCAGCGTCCTGGCCGACACGCCGCCCAACTTGATGGCTTTGCCCAGGCCCATGAGGGCGTTCATGGCCTCCGGCACGATCATGGCCGGGTTCTTCATTCGTGCTTGCATCATGCTCACTCCTTGCGAGGTTTCGTCCTCCCAACGGGCGACCCACCACCTGGCGGACAATTTTCTTTCCGACCTCTCCGAACCGCCTCGCGCGGCGCACGACCTCCGTCGCTCACGCGCAAACACGGGCGAAAACCTCGAAAATCCCGTACTCCCAGCGGCGCCCCGCGGCCCGGTCGAAAAGTTTACATAATGCATCTTATGCGACATTTGAGCGCTAGGCGCGCCCCGAGCTTCCTTCTCGCGCCTCGGCCTGGGCGCTGCTCCGGCAGCGATCTCGGAGCAACCGTCGGAGCGGCCGAGAGACTCGGCCTGACCTGGTCGACGCGCGGCCCGCGTCCTCCGGGTACGCAACACGGCCTCCGCCGGCCACGGCCTCCGCGTACGGCAACACGGACGACCTGGCCCGCGTCCTCCAGGGACGCAACACGGACGACCGGTGTCAATTTGATCTTCTACTTGTATTCTACATCAACGTTTGCGTTTTGAACCGCCCCGACATTTTTGCCGCCGCACGACCGACCCGCCTCGCTCCGTCGCGCGTCGACATCGTCGACGCGTGACGCTCTCGCAACGTGCGGCTCTCGATCTCGACGCGAGCCAGGGCGTGTGCATAGTGAACGTCGATGAGCGAAGAGCGAGCCGCTCGGGTTCGGAAGAGCGCGGCGAGCCGGCGCATCAAAGGCTTCCCCGTGACCCCGCGCTCGACCGTCGTTGGCGTCGGGAGCGAGAATCCCATCGAACGGGCGCGGTCGCTCACCGTTCTCGCTCGGATTTACTGGAGGCCCATTTACGAGTACGTGCGCTGTCGATGGCGTAAACCACCCATCGCGGCGGAGGAGATCTCCCAGGAGTTCTTTCTGCGCGCGCTCGAGCGCGACACCTTTCGCGGCTCATGAAGACCAAATTGGTTGGTGGACTCGTCGTCGCAATGGGCCTTTTCACGGTCTTGGCAGGCTGTGCGGCCGGATCGCCCGAGGAGCAAGCGAGCGACTCGGAGAGCTCGGCGCTCGAGCTCTCGGGTTTCCGGCCCGCGACCGAGGCCGAGCAGCGAGCAGCCGCCGATCCGCAAGGGGAACATTTCCAAAAAGGAGGAGGAGAGGCCACGACCGCGGCAGCACCACTGGCGTGCACGCCCCCCGTCACGGGCGGTTTTCCCTCTTGCGCGACATGCGAACAACTTGCAAACGCGGCTTTGCAGTTTTGTGTCGCCAATGGCTTTCCGCGCGCCGTAGGCGTATGCAACCGGGGCACGTGCGCCGCGCCGCTCTTCCAAAACACCACGTTCCAGTGTTGCAACCCGTAAAAAGCTCGATATCTCGTTGAGCACGAAGAGCGGGCGCTCGAGCCCATCGACCATCGCCGCCGCGTGTGCATTCCATCGCGCGCGCGGCGGTGGTGTCGGTGCTCACCGAGCGGCCAAAAGCGGCCGCCCATGGCGTGATCCGTGCGGAC contains these protein-coding regions:
- a CDS encoding carboxymuconolactone decarboxylase family protein; amino-acid sequence: MMQARMKNPAMIVPEAMNALMGLGKAIKLGGVSARTLDLCYLRASQINGCSVCVDMHARNAKKADETNERLFAVGAWREAPYFTEAERAALALAEAVSRLSDRADPVPDEVYQEAARHYDEKALATLILAIATVNLWNRLNASTRQVAGVIPG